One segment of Mus caroli chromosome 6, CAROLI_EIJ_v1.1, whole genome shotgun sequence DNA contains the following:
- the Akap3 gene encoding A-kinase anchor protein 3, translated as MADRVDWLQSQSGVCKVGVYSPGDNQHQDWKMDTSTDPVRVLSWLRKDLEKSTAGFQDSRFKPGESSFVEEVAYPVDQRKGFCVDYYNTTNKGSPGRLHFEMSHKENPSQGLIAHVGNGGSIDEVSFYANRLTNLVIAMARKEINEKIHGTENKCVHQSLYMGDEPTPHKSLSTVASELVNETVTACSKNIAGDKAPGSGDRALGSSQAPGLRYTSTLKIKESTKEGKCPDDKPGTKKSFFYKEVFESRNAGDAKEGGRSLPGDRKLFRTSPDNRPDDFSNSISQGIMTYANSVVSDMMVSIMKTLKIQVKDTTIATILLKKVLMKHAKEVVSDLIDSFMKNLHGVTGSLMTDTDFVSAVKRSFFSHGSQKATDIMDAMLGKLYNVMFAKKFPENIRRARDKSESYSLISTKSRSGDPKLSNLNFAMKSESKLKENLFSTCKLEKEKTCAETLGEHIIKEGLHMWHKSQQKSPGLERAAKQGNAPQEVSFECPDPCEANLPHQPQPPENFANFMCDSDSWAKDLIVSALLLIQYHLAQGGKMDAQSFLEAAASTNFPTNKPPPPPVVHDECKLKSPPHKICDQEQTEKKDLMSVIFNFIRNLLSETIFKSSRNCESNVHEQNTQEEEINPCERPMTPCERPITPPAPKFCEDEEATGGALSGLTKMVANQLDNCMNGQMVEHLMDSVMKLCLIIAKSCDSPLSELGEEKCGDASRPNSAFPDNLYECLPVKGTGTAEALLQNAYLAIHNELRGLSGQPPEGCEIPKVIVSNHNLADTVQNKQLQAVLQWVAASELNVPILYFAGDDEGIQEKLLQLSATAVEKGRSVGEVLQSVLRYEKERQLDEAVGNVTRLQLLDWLMANL; from the exons ATGGCGGATAGGGTTGACTGGTTACAAAGTCAAAGTGGCGTTTGCAAAGTTGGTGTCTATTCACCTGGAGACAACCAACACCAAGACTGGAAAATG GACACATCAACAGATCCTGTCCGAGTGCTCAGCTGGCTCCGCAAAGACCTGGAGAAAAGTACAGCAGGCTTCCAGGACTCGAGGTTCAAGCCTGGAGAGTCATCATTTGTGGAGGAAGTGGCTTACCCAGTGGACCAACGAAAAGGTTTCTGTGTTGATTATTACAATACCACCAACAAGGGCAGTCCAGGAAGATTGCATTTTGAGATGTCTCACAAGGAGAACCCTTCCCAGGGCCTCATTGCCCATGTTGGTAATGGGGGTTCCATAGACGAAGTTTCCTTCTATGCCAACCGCCTCACAAACCTAGTGATCGCCATGGCCCGAAAGGAGATCAATGAGAAGATCCACGGCACTGAAAACAAATGTGTCCATCAGTCATTGTATATGGGGGATGAGCCCACACCCCACAAAAGCTTGAGTACAGTAGCCTCTGAGCTCGTGAACGAGACAGTCACCGCATGTTCCAAGAACATTGCCGGTGACAAAGCTCCCGGCTCTGGAGACAGGGCCTTGGGGTCATCACAGGCCCCTGGTCTAAGATACACGAGCACTCTGAAGATCAAGGAGAGCACAAAGGAAGGCAAGTGTCCAGACGACAAGCCCGGCACTAAGAAGTCTTTCTTCTATAAGGAAGTGTTTGAGTCTCGGAATGCAGGAGATGCCAAGGAGGGTGGGAGGTCCTTACCCGGAGATCGAAAACTGTTCAGGACCAGCCCCGACAACAGGCCTGATGACTTTTCAAACTCTATCAGTCAAGGGATCATGACCTATGCCAACAGCGTGGTGTCTGACATGATGGTCTCCATCATGAAGACGCTGAAGATCCAGGTGAAGGACACAACCATCGCCACGATTCTGCTGAAGAAGGTGCTGATGAAGCATGCAAAGGAGGTTGTCTCCGACCTCATCGACTCCTTCATGAAGAACCTCCACGGCGTCACGGGAAGCCTCATGACTGACACAGACTTTGTCTCGGCCGTGAAACGAAGTTTTTTTTCTCATGGAAGCCAAAAGGCCACAGATATCATGGATGCCATGCTGGGCAAGCTATACAATGTGATGTTTGCCAAGAAATTCCCTGAGAACATCCGGAGAGCCAGGGACAAGTCGGAGAGTTACTCCCTTATCTCCACGAAATCACGGTCTGGTGACCCAAAGCTCTCAAATTTGAACTTTGCGATGAAGTCAGAATCAAAGCtgaaagaaaatttgttttctaCATGCAAactagagaaagagaagacatgtGCCGAAACTCTGGGTGAGCATATTATTAAGGAGGGACTGCACATGTGGCACAAGAGTCAGCAAAAATCTCCTGGCTTGGAGCGTGCCGCAAAACAGGGTAATGCTCCACAGGAGGTCTCCTTTGAGTGCCCAGATCCTTGTGAGGCAAACCTTCCTCACCAACCTCAGCCACCAGAGAATTTTGCAAATTTTATGTGTGACTCAGACTCCTGGGCCAAGGACCTGATTGTATCCGCCCTGCTTCTGATTCAGTATCACCTGGCACAGGGAGGAAAGATGGATGCTCAGAGCTTCCTGGAAGCTGCTGCCAGCACCAATTTTCCCACCAACAAGCCACCACCTCCTCCTGTAGTTCACGATGAGTGCAAACTTAAGTCTCCTCCCCACAAGATATGTGaccaagaacaaacagaaaagaaagatctgATGAGTGTCATCTTCAATTTTATCCGGAACTTACTCAGCGAGACCATATTCAAGAGTAGCCGTAACTGTGAATCCAATGTGCATGAGCAGAACACTCAGGAAGAAGAGATCAATCCGTGTGAAAGGCCTATGACTCCATGTGAAAGGCCTATTACCCCGCCTGCCCCAAAATTCTGTGAGGATGAGGAGGCCACTGGTGGTGCCTTATCTGGGCTAACCAAGATGGTTGCCAACCAGCTAGACAACTGTATGAATGGGCAGATGGTGGAGCACCTGATGGACTCGGTGATGAAGTTATGCCTCATTATTGCCAAGTCCTGTGACTCTCCCCTGTCAGAGCTGGGAGAGGAAAAGTGTGGGGACGCCAGCCGGCCAAATTCTGCCTTCCCAGATAACTTATATGAGTGCCTACCAGTCAAGGGTACTGGGACAGCTGAAGCCCTCCTGCAGAACGCCTACCTCGCCATCCATAATGAACTGAGAGGTTTGTCAGGACAGCCCCCCGAGGGCTGTGAAATCCCCAAGGTGATCGTCAGCAACCACAATCTGGCTGACACCGTTCAGAACAAGCAGCTGCAAGCTGTCCTTCAGTGGGTGGCTGCCTCAGAGCTCAATGTCCCTATTTTGTACTTTGCTGGTGACGATGAAGGAATCCAGGAGAAG